One segment of Castanea sativa cultivar Marrone di Chiusa Pesio chromosome 3, ASM4071231v1 DNA contains the following:
- the LOC142627590 gene encoding pentatricopeptide repeat-containing protein At1g59720, chloroplastic/mitochondrial encodes MSIVLTTAQCPLPHFQSTFTINNDNNGYSAQHRSHSRLLQLLNECTDMSQLKQIHAHTLRTTTSTHSPHTLFLYSRILHFSSLSDFDYASRVFDQVHNPNSFMWNTLIRACARSSDRKEEAIQLYYRMLEQGIVMPDKHTFPFVLKACAYLFALFVGKQVHAHVLKLGYDSDVYINNSLIHLYGTCGCLDVAEKVFVKMPERSVVSWNVMIDAYVQLGEFYTALKLFREMQNMFEPDGYTMQSVISACAGLGALALGMWAHACVLRKGGVDMVDDVLVNNCLVDMYCKCGSWEIAQQVFERMPKHDVNSWNSMILGLAMHGKAEAALEYFVRMVRMESIVPDSITFVGVLSACNHRGMVSEGRNYFDMMIADYKIEPRLEHYGCLVDLLARAGLIDEALNLVSDMPMKPDVIIWRILLDACCKKNVGVELSEEMASQILESEGGDCSGVYVLLSKVYASASRWDDVGLVRKLMTDKGVTKEPGCTSIEIYGTSHEFFAGDTSHPKTKEIYQVLDVIEERLESVGHAPDFSQAPMVDELNNEKQHALRLHSERLAIAFGLLSLKPGMPIRIFKNLRVCDDCHKVTKLISRIYNVEIIVRDRARFHHFKDGICSCMDYW; translated from the coding sequence ATGTCAATAGTGCTCACAACCGCACAATGCCCACTTCCTCACTTTCAGTCTACGTTCACAATCAACAACGACAACAATGGCTACTCAGCTCAACATCGCAGCCACAGCCGTCTGCTCCAATTGCTCAATGAATGTACGGACATGTCTCAGCTCAAACAAATCCACGCTCACACACTCCGCACTACCACCTCCACTCACAGTCCACACACCCTCTTTCTCTATTCCCGAATTCTCcacttctcttctctttctgaTTTCGACTACGCGTCCCGGGTTTTCGACCAAGTTCACAACCCCAATTCGTTCATGTGGAACACTCTCATAAGAGCGTGTGCACGAAGCTCTGACCGCAAAGAGGAGGCTATACAGTTATACTATAGAATGTTAGAACAAGGAATAGTCATGCCGGATAAACATACATTTCCCTTTGTTTTAAAAGCTTGCGCGTATTTGTTTGCGCTTTTTGTGGGGAAGCAGGTTCATGCCCATGTTTTGAAACTTGGGTATGATTCAGATGTTTATATTAATAACAGTTTGATTCATTTGTATGGAACTTGTGGGTGTTTGGATGTAGCGGAGAAAGTGTTTGTTAAAATGCCTGAGAGAAGTGTGGTTTCATGGAATGTTATGATTGATGCTTATGTTCAGTTAGGTGAGTTTTATACTGCATTGAAACTGTTTCGTGAGATGCAGAACATGTTTGAGCCTGATGGGTATACAATGCAGAGTGTTATTAGTGCTTGTGCCGGTTTGGGTGCTCTGGCTTTAGGGATGTGGGCTCATGCTTGTGTGTTGAGGAAGGGTGGTGTTGACATGGTTGATGATGTTTTGGTGAACAATTGCTTGGTGGATATGTATTGCAAATGTGGGTCATGGGAAATTGCTCAGCAAGTCTTTGAGAGGATGCCTAAACACGATGTGAATTCTTGGAATTCAATGATTTTAGGGTTAGCCATGCATGGGAAGGCTGAGGCTGCATTGGAATATTTTGTTAGAATGGTGAGGATGGAGAGTATTGTCCCGGATTCTATTACTTTTGTTGGTGTTTTGAGCGCGTGTAACCATAGAGGTATGGTAAGTGAGGGCCGtaattattttgatatgatGATTGCTGATTATAAGATTGAACCACGATTAGAGCACTATGGATGCCTTGTAGATCTCCTTGCTCGTGCTGGGCTCATTGATGAAGCTTTGAACTTGGTCTCAGATATGCCCATGAAACCTGATGTTATAATTTGGAGGATTCTCCTTGATGCTTGTTGCAAGAAGAACGTAGGCGTAGAACTTAGTGAAGAAATGGCCTCACAGATCCTTGAGTCAGAAGGAGGTGATTGCAGTGGTGTTTATGTGCTTTTGTCTAAAGTTTATGCATCAGCTAGCCGATGGGATGATGTTGGATTGGTTAGGAAATTGATGACTGATAAGGGTGTAACAAAAGAGCCTGGTTGTACTTCAATAGAGATATATGGCACTTCTCATGAATTTTTCGCTGGGGACACATCTCATCCAAAAACTAAAGAAATATATCAGGTTTTGGATGTGATCGAAGAAAGACTAGAATCAGTAGGACATGCACCTGACTTTTCACAAGCACCAATGGTTGATGAGCTCAACAATGAAAAACAACATGCTCTTAGGTTACATAGTGAGAGACTTGCAATTGCTTTTGGGCTCTTAAGCTTGAAACCAGGCATGCCTATACGTATATTTAAGAATCTTCGGGTATGTGATGACTGCCATAAGGTTACCAAATTAATATCTAGAATCTATAATGTTGAGATTATTGTGAGAGATCGTGCTCGATTCCATCATTTTAAAGATGGCATCTGTTCTTGCATGGATTACTGGTGA